A window of the Henckelia pumila isolate YLH828 chromosome 3, ASM3356847v2, whole genome shotgun sequence genome harbors these coding sequences:
- the LOC140888514 gene encoding receptor protein kinase-like protein ZAR1 has protein sequence VGSLLNQGPTAFSGNPCLCGFPLDTPCSEPEAQNPRFFNNPQKPLDGGVSSNGFAENRKIKGGSVLISVIAGVTFVVGVVLVSVYVIRKKRKIGESKMGKENLCLEELGMEKRERKEEDQKGKFVLVDEGFGLELEDLLRASAYVVGKSRSGIVYKVVVGGGGKGGCGQAVVAVRRLSEGDHQPLKFKEFEAEAEAIGRVEHPNIVKLKAYYYASDEKLLVSEFIRNGSLHNALHGGPAFTSPPLLWAARLKIIRETARGLMHIHECSPRKYVHGSIKSSKVLLDDDLKPYISGFGLSRLVPTNPRSSNANSITPKSSSSTLPAIMYTAPESRAPSSKLTQKSDVYSFGVVLLEILTGRLPDGGPDDDGKGLESQVRKVFREERPLSEIIDPALLHEVYAKKQVVATFHVALNCTELDPELRPRMRTVCDNLDCIKLNEK, from the exons GTGGGTTCACTTTTGAACCAGGGTCCAACAGCGTTTTCAGGGAACCCTTGTCTTTGTGGGTTTCCATTAGACACTCCATGCTCAGAGCCAGAAGCTCAGAACCCAAGATTCTTCAACAACCCACAAAAACCTCTAGATGGAGGGGTTTCCTCAAATGGGTTTGCAGAAAATCGAAAGATTAAAGGCGGGTCCGTGTTGATTTCTGTGATTGCGGGGGTTACCTTCGTGGTTGGTGTAGTGCTTGTTTCAGTGTATGTGATTAGAAAGAAACGGAAGATTGGGGAGAGTAAAATGGGAAAAGAAAACTTGTGCCTGGAGGAACTGGGGATGGAGAAAAGGGAGAGAAAAGAGGAGGACCAAAAGGGTAAATTCGTTCTTGTTGATGAGGGGTTTGGGTTAGAATTAGAGGATTTGTTAAGGGCATCAGCTTATGTTGTAGGCAAAAGTAGGAGTGGCATAGTGTACAAGGTGGTGGTTGGTGGTGGTGGGAAGGGCGGTTGCGGCCAGGCGGTGGTGGCGGTGAGGCGGCTGAGCGAGGGTGATCATCAGCCCTTGAAGTTTAAGGAGTTCGAGGCAGAGGCGGAGGCCATTGGTAGAGTTGAGCATCCAAACATTGTGAAACTAAAGGCCTATTATTATGCCAGCGATGAAAAATTGCTGGTTTCCGAATTCATTCGGAACGGAAGCTTGCACAATGCACTTCATG GAGGACCTGCCTTCACATCTCCTCCATTGTTGTGGGCAGCAAGACTGAAGATCATTCGAGAAACCGCAAGGGGTCTGATGCACATTCACGAGTGCAGTCCAAGAAAGTACGTCCACGGGAGCATAAAATCATCAAAAGTCCTACTTGATGATGACTTGAAACCATATATTTCCGGGTTTGGTCTATCTCGTCTCGTTCCAACCAATCCAAGATCTTCCAATGCTAATTCCATAACACCTAAAAGTTCCAGTAGTACTCTACCAGCTATCATGTACACAGCACCAGAATCTCGAGCTCCAAGCAGCAAGTTGACCCAAAAAAGCGACGTCTATTCCTTTGGTGTCGTGCTTTTAGAGATTCTCACTGGTCGACTACCGGACGGTGGGCCTGATGATGATGGCAAGGGACTCGAGAGTCAAGTTAGGAAAGTGTTTCGCGAGGAAAGGCCGTTATCTGAAATTATCGATCCCGCTCTTCTGCACGAGGTGTATGCTAAAAAACAGGTGGTTGCGACGTTTCATGTTGCGTTAAATTGTACGGAACTGGACCCGGAGTTGCGGCCTAGGATGAGGACGGTTTGTGACAATCTGGACTGCATCAAATTGAATGAAAAGTGA
- the LOC140886387 gene encoding FT-interacting protein 1 → MNTRAPSNPPQDDYKIKETKPQLGERWPHGGVRGGGGWISSDRVPSTYDLVEQMYYLYVRVVKARDLPPNPVTGNCDPYVEVKLGNYKGKTQRFEKKTNPEWNQVFAFSKEKIQSSVLEVFVRDREMVTRDDYLGKVVFDMNEVPTRVPPDSPLAPQWYRLEDRRGENKLKGEVMVAVWMGTQADEAFPESWHSDAALVQGEGVFSVRSKVYVSPKLWYLRVNVIEAQDVESEDKSQLPQVFVKAQVGNQILKTKLCPTRTTNPFWNEDLIFVAAEPFEEQLFLTIENKLSASKDELVGKVSLPLTIFERRLDHRPVHSRWFDLEKFGFGVLEGDRRKELKFSTRVHLRACLEGGYHVLDESTMYISDQRPTARQLWKQPIGILEVGLLSAQGLLPMKTRDGRGSTDAYCVAKYGQKWVRTRTIVDSNSPKWNEQYTWEVYDPSTVITIGVFDNCHLGGNEKPAAGGGSGRDSRIGKVRIRLSTLETDRIYTHSYPLLVLQPSGLKKTGELQIAFRFTCLSLAHMVYLYSRPLLPKMHYLHPFTVSQLDSLRYQAMNIVASRLGRAEPPLRKEVVEYMLDVDSHMWSMRRSKANFFRIVSLFSGLISMSKWLVEVCQWKNPITTILVHILFCILICYPELILPTTFLYMFLIGLWNFRHKPRNPPHMDTKISWAEAVHPDELDEEFDTFPTSKPQDIVRMRYDRLRSVAGRIQTVVGDMATQGERFHALLGWRDPRATSIFVVFCLCAAVALYITPFKIVILLGGLFVLRHPRFRSKMPSVPSNFFRRLPARADSML, encoded by the coding sequence ATGAACACTCGTGCACCTTCAAACCCTCCGCAAGATGACTacaagataaaagaaacaaagcCACAGCTAGGCGAGCGGTGGCCTCATGGAGGAGTTCGAGGTGGTGGAGGGTGGATTAGCAGTGACAGGGTCCCGAGCACGTATGATCTTGTGGAGCAAATGTATTATCTATATGTTCGCGTGGTGAAAGCTCGAGACCTCCCTCCTAACCCTGTGACAGGAAACTGTGATCCTTATGTGGAGGTGAAGCTAGGGAACTACAAGGGTAAAACTCAGAGATTTGAGAAGAAAACTAATCCTGAGTGGAATCAAGTGTTTGCATTCTCGAAAGAGAAGATTCAGTCCTCTGTTCTTGAAGTGTTTGTTAGAGACAGAGAGATGGTAACAAGGGATGATTACCTTGGAAAAGTTGTGTTTGATATGAATGAGGTGCCCACAAGAGTTCCACCAGATAGCCCTTTAGCCCCTCAATGGTATCGCCTTGAAGATCGTCGGGGCGAAAATAAGTTGAAAGGGGAAGTTATGGTGGCAGTTTGGATGGGGACACAAGCTGATGAAGCTTTTCCTGAATCCTGGCATTCGGATGCTGCGTTAGTGCAAGGAGAAGGCGTCTTTAGTGTCAGATCAAAGGTGTATGTCTCGCCTAAACTGTGGTACTTACGTGTTAATGTGATCGAGGCACAGGACGTGGAATCAGAAGACAAGAGCCAGCTCCCACAGGTGTTTGTTAAAGCTCAAGTTGGGAACCAGATACTCAAGACTAAGCTCTGCCCAACCAGAACCACCAATCCGTTTTGGAATGAAGATTTGATCTTTGTTGCTGCGGAGCCTTTCGAAGAGCAACTATTCCTCACTATCGAGAATAAGCTGAGTGCATCTAAAGATGAGCTTGTTGGGAAGGTAAGCTTGCCGTTAACTATCTTTGAGAGGCGTTTGGATCACCGGCCAGTGCATTCTCGTTGGTTCGATCTTGAGAAGTTTGGGTTCGGTGTTTTGGAGGGAGATAGAAGAAAGGAGCTAAAATTTTCAACAAGGGTTCATTTGAGAGCCTGTCTTGAAGGTGGATACCATGTACTAGATGAGTCCACTATGTATATCAGTGATCAAAGGCCAACTGCTAGGCAACTGTGGAAACAGCCAATTGGGATACTTGAAGTAGGGCTCTTGAGTGCACAAGGGCTTCTACCGATGAAAACCCGAGATGGAAGAGGTAGTACAGATGCTTACTGCGTAGCTAAATACGGGCAGAAGTGGGTAAGAACTCGAACCATAGTCGATAGCAATAGCCCCAAATGGAACGAGCAGTACACTTGGGAGGTGTATGACCCCAGCACGGTGATCACAATCGGAGTTTTTGACAACTGCCACTTGGGAGGGAACGAGAAACCAGCAGCCGGCGGTGGTTCCGGAAGGGATTCAAGAATCGGTAAAGTAAGAATCCGGCTCTCCACTTTAGAAACTGATAGGATCTACACCCATTCTTACCCACTCCTTGTGCTGCAACCATCTGGTTTAAAGAAAACAGGCGAACTCCAGATAGCGTTTCGATTCACTTGCCTCTCATTAGCACACATGGTGTACCTTTACAGCCGGCCATTACTCCCCAAAATGCACTACCTGCATCCCTTCACAGTCAGCCAATTAGACAGCTTAAGGTATCAAGCCATGAACATTGTGGCGTCAAGACTCGGAAGAGCCGAGCCACCGCTGAGAAAAGAAGTGGTCGAATACATGTTAGATGTGGATTCTCATATGTGGAGCATGCGCAGAAGCAAGGCCAACTTCTTTCGAATCGTCTCCCTCTTTTCGGGCCTCATCTCCATGAGCAAATGGCTTGTCGAGGTCTGCCAATGGAAGAACCCAATCACCACCATTTTAGTCCACATCCTCTTCTGCATACTCATCTGCTACCCTGAACTAATCCTCCCCACAACATTCCTCTACATGTTTCTGATCGGACTCTGGAACTTCAGACACAAACCAAGAAACCCACCACACATGGACACCAAAATCTCTTGGGCAGAAGCAGTGCACCCAGATGAACTAGACGAGGAATTCGACACGTTCCCCACGTCTAAACCTCAAGACATCGTCCGGATGAGGTACGACAGGCTCCGAAGCGTGGCGGGGAGGATACAGACGGTCGTGGGAGACATGGCCACGCAGGGGGAAAGGTTTCATGCGCTGCTGGGGTGGAGGGACCCGAGGGCGACGAGTATATTCGTGGTTTTCTGTCTCTGTGCGGCGGTTGCCCTGTATATAACTCCATTCAAGATTGTGATTCTGTTGGGGGGCTTGTTTGTGCTCAGGCACCCAAGATTTCGAAGCAAGATGCCCTCCGTCCCCAGCAATTTTTTCAGGCGATTGCCCGCTCGTGCTGATAGCATGTTATAG
- the LOC140892812 gene encoding protein POLYCHOME-like, whose product MPEARDRLSREDDVVATYSRRRNSNTSNRSSARAESLIFVIQDDADEEQRAETPFRWRGTGMTGTMAEASGGGVGRGRGSFGSPRIGRGGYFLRSPASVFGRENLSPMIGNGRGRGGYRGRGSSVLPAWYPRRPLRDITAVARAIERIRARRGEGEGLLTESPILQDQTVHDPSVSASGAQLEHDISMASPHPTIGIKHGPPTIGKVPKILLDITRQSAEETTCLTPQRKLLNSIDNVEKVVMDELRKLKRTPTAKKVEREKRVRTLMSMR is encoded by the exons ATGCCGGAGGCAAGAGATCGGTTATCGAGGGAAGACGACGTAGTGGCGACTTACAGCAGAAGAAGGAACTCGAACACTAGCAATCGAAGCAGTGCGAGAGCTGAATCGCTGATATTTGTTATACAAGATGATGCTGACGAGGAGCAGCGCGCTGAAACTCCGTTTAGATGGCGAGGTACGGGAATGACGGGGACAATGGCGGAGGCTTCTGGTGGTGGTGTTGGCCGTGGGAGGGGAAGTTTTGGAAGTCCAAGAATCGGGCGAGGCGGTTATTTTTTACGGTCACCTGCATCAGTATTTGGGCGTGAAAATTTGTCTCCCATGATTGGCAATGGCCGTGGTCGAGGCGGTTACCGTGGCCGTGGAAGTAGCGTTTTGCCCGCTTGGTATCCAAGAAGACCTCTTCGTGACATCACTGCTGTAGCGAGG GCAATAGAGAGAATAAGAGCGCGTCGGGGAGAAGGTGAAGGCCTATTAACTGAGAGTCCTATACTCCAGGACCAGACAGTTCATGATCCTTCTGTGTCTGCATCAGGTGCTCAACTCGAGCACGATATTTCTATGGCATCTCCACACCCAACAATTGGAATTAAGCACGGCCCACCAACTATTGGTAAAGTGCCAAAGATATTGCTTGATATCACAAGACAGAGTGCTGAAGAAACAACTTGCTTAACCCCACAGAGAAAGCTTCTAAACAGCATCGACAACGTAGAGAAAGTGGTCATGGATGAGCTTCGTAAGCTGAAGAGGACACCTACTGCCAAAAAGGTTGAAAGGGAAAAAAGAGTTCGGACGTTGATGTCAATGCGGTGA
- the LOC140886905 gene encoding uncharacterized protein, with amino-acid sequence MMDSATESQPEQPPSTPVAPTYYLHPRREPFEHGLLPIPKLIFSDGTQTLSQIKSTLLSSDSNYRVSSETLARVLQVPIDHARLLLETLSSVLHKDSDPLVNARVPQDIDEVGVNVFDLLVFLYIQSYKRLLPKGHKDSAAVADVWPSTSAFDGFLSALSPLQLVRSNSRRFMPSQADEEAHQLSYLQKHLGNILSLLADSVEGEDDESMVLSMDRFEHLGFLIYFGEKGSERIPLCQNTPFFANSDPDMPDVPVPASQVLDWLLQNISTTLEHIADRVSPKENVPNSFSDQDVPMADINTSSAKLSSSPRGPSYIEGVSKSSVVKQASDLKGTSVKVVNCHESAIYILAPLKYATVYGCSDATIVLGAIGKAVRVEHCERVHLITAAKRICIVNCRECLFFLGVNQQPLVVGDNHKLQVAPYNTFYSQLEEHMNQVGIDPKINKWDEPVVLGVVDPHDSLSHPAGVADVQAESAIRLDPDQYTNFVIPNCLGSEQPGSTKDNPFPLPDAYLASQQKNHKSLEEVKQILRETQLEESRKRELSSAIHSCFKDWLYASGNIRQLYCLPGE; translated from the exons ATGATGGATTCCGCCACCGAATCGCAACCGGAGCAACCACCGTCCACCCCCGTAGCTCCCACGTACTATCTCCACCCCCGCCGCGAGCCTTTCGAGCACGGCCTTCTCCCCATTCCCAAACTTATATTCTCCGATGGCACTCAGACACTATCCCAAATCAAATCTACGCTCCTCTCGTCGGATTCTAATTACCGGGTCAGCTCGGAAACGCTTGCCCGAGTGTTGCAGGTCCCCATAGATCACGCCCGGCTCCTGCTCGAAACCCTTTCCTCTGTTCTCCACAAAGATTCCGATCCTTTGGTGAATGCTAGGGTTCCACAAGATATCGATGAAGTCGGAGTTAATGTGTTTGATTTGTTGGTTTTCTTGTATATACAGAGTTATAAGAGGTTGCTGCCTAAAGGGCACAAGGACTCTGCGGCAGTTGCTGATGTGTGGCCTTCAACGTCGGCTTTTGATGGGTTTTTATCTGCTCTCTCACCATTGCAG TTAGTACGCAGCAATAGTCGAAGGTTTATGCCATCACAAGCCGATGAAGAAGCTCATCAGCTATCATATTTGCAGAAACACCTTGGCAATATTTTATCCCTTTTGGCTGACTCTGTGGAAGGGGAAGATGATGAATCAATG GTTCTATCCATGGATAGATTTGAGCATCttggatttctgatttattttGGTGAAAAAGGATCCGAGAGAATCCCCTTGTGCCAGAATACTCCGTTTTTTGCGAATTCGGATCCTGACATGCCTGATGTTCCTGTCCCTGCATCACAAGTTCTTGACTGGCTTCTTCAAAATATATCTACTACCCTGGAACACATAGCTGATAGAGTATCTCCAAAAGAAAATGTGCCCAATAGTTTTTCTGATCAGGATGTTCCTATGGCTGATATCAATACAAGTTCAGCAAAGCTGTCAAGCAGTCCTCGAGGTCCAAGTTACATCGAGGGGGTCTCCAAATCATCAGTTGTAAAACAAGCATCTGATCTCAAGGGCACATCTGTGAAG GTTGTAAATTGCCACGAATCAGCAATTTACATATTGGCACCACTAAAATATGCCACTGTCTATGGATGCTCTGATGCCACAATTGTTCTGGGAGCCATTGGGAAG GCCGTCAGAGTCGAACATTGTGAACGTGTTCATCTAATCACTGCAGCAAAACGCATCTGCATTGTGAATTGCCGTGAATGTCTGTTCTTCTTAGGGGTAAACCAGCAACCCCTTGTTGTTGGAGATAACCATAAGTTGCAG GTAGCACCATATAATACATTCTACTCACAATTGGAGGAGCACATGAATCAAGTTGGTATTGATCCAAAAATCAACAAGTGGGATGAACCTGTAGTACTTGGAGTGGTCGATCCACACGACTCATTATCCCATCCAGCTGGTGTTGCAGATGTTCAAGCTGAATCTGCCATCCGCCTTGACCCAGATCAGTATACTAATTTTGTG ATACCAAACTGTTTGGGAAGTGAACAACCTGGTTCTACCAAAGACAATCCATTCCCTTTGCCTGATGCCTATCTTGCATCACAGCAGAAAAAT CACAAAAGTTTGGAAGAAGTCAAGCAAATCTTGAGGGAAACTCAACTTGAAGAGAGCCGTAAACGAGAACTATCTAGTGCTATCCACTCGTGTTTTAAAGATTGGTTATATG CATCAGGAAATATCAGGCAGCTTTACTGCTTACCGGGCGAGTAG
- the LOC140886388 gene encoding cytochrome P450 93A3-like: MASIREYIGLFLVWLISTILIRAMLKKRSSKCLPPSPLALPIIGHLHLLAPIPHQALAKLASRYGPLIHIYLGSVPCLVASSPEMAREVLKTHEGSFSDRPQTAATDYLTYGSQDFSFAPYGPYWKFIKKLCMSELLGGQTLDLMMPIRRSEMRHLVELFLKRAESGTSVDVGKELIRMTNNLISRMMMSQRCSGDESGAGEVRKLIQETAELTGKFNLSDYIWFCKNLDLQGFGKRLKDVRDKFDELMEKIIDEHQEARRSEKQKGEQVGSVKDLLHILLDISEDKSSEIKLTRENIKAFILDIFAAGTDTSAITVEWALSELINHPNIMQKAVQEIDTIVGHNKLVEESDIPNLPYIQAIIKETLRLHPTGPLIVRESNKDCTIGNFHIPSKTRLFVNVWAIGRDASHWENTLEFRPERFLNDDGSVKGQLDVRGQNYHLLPFGSGRRGCPGTSLALQVVQTTLAAMIQCFEWKVEGGNGSVDMEEGIGLTLPRANPLVCFPVARLHPVPVSSA, from the exons ATGGCTTCAATCAGGGAATATATTGGTCTTTTCCTCGTTTGGCTTATTTCGACGATACTAATTCGAGCAATGTTGAAGAAACGATCATCTAAATGCCTTCCCCCGAGCCCTCTAGCCTTACCGATCATCGGACACCTTCATCTGTTAGCTCCAATACCTCATCAAGCTCTAGCCAAACTCGCGTCGCGTTATGGACCCTTGATTCACATATACCTTGGCTCAGTTCCTTGTTTAGTTGCTTCATCACCGGAAATGGCAAGAGAAGTTCTCAAAACACACGAAGGCTCCTTCTCGGATCGACCCCAAACAGCTGCCACGGATTACTTGACTTATGGTTCTCAGGATTTCTCATTTGCTCCTTATGGACCTTATTGGAAGTTCATCAAGAAACTGTGCATGTCTGAACTTCTTGGAGGCCAGACGTTAGACCTAATGATGCCGATTAGGCGTAGTGAAATGAGGCATCTTGTTGAACTTTTTTTGAAGAGGGCCGAGTCTGGTACTTCTGTTGATGTTGGGAAGGAGCTTATCAGAATGACAAACAATTTGATATCTAGAATGATGATGAGCCAGAGGTGTTCGGGGGACGAAAGTGGAGCAGGGGAAGTCAGGAAACTGATTCAAGAAACTGCTGAACTTACAGGAAAGTTTAATCTATCAGATTATATTTGGTTCTGCAAGAACTTGGACTTGCAGGGGTTTGGTAAGCGGTTGAAAGACGTGCGCGACAAGTTTGATGAGTTGATGGAGAAGATTATAGATGAACATCAAGAAGCAAGAAGATCGGAGAAGCAAAAAGGGGAACAAGTGGGGAGTGTGAAGGATTTGCTTCACATTTTACTTGATATATCAGAAGATAAAAGCTCAGAAATCAAGCTAACAAGGGAAAATATAAAGGCTTTTATCCTG GACATATTCGCTGCCGGAACAGATACATCAGCAATCACAGTGGAGTGGGCATTATCAGAGCTAATCAACCATCCAAACATTATGCAAAAAGCAGTTCAAGAAATCGACACCATCGTAGGACATAACAAGCTCGTTGAAGAATCCGATATCCCAAACCTTCCATACATCCAAGCCATCATCAAAGAAACACTAAGGCTCCACCCCACAGGTCCATTAATTGTCAGGGAGTCGAACAAAGACTGCACCATTGGAAATTTTCACATCCCATCTAAAACTAGACTATTTGTCAATGTATGGGCGATTGGAAGGGATGCTAGTCACTGGGAAAACACACTCGAATTCAGGCCTGAGCGATTCCTGAATGATGATGGAAGTGTGAAAGGGCAGCTGGATGTGAGGGGACAAAACTACCATCTTTTGCCATTCGGGAGCGGGCGAAGGGGATGCCCTGGAACTTCATTGGCATTGCAGGTCGTTCAGACAACCTTAGCCGCCATGATTCAGTGTTTCGAGTGGAAGGTTGAGGGAGGAAATGGGAGTGTAGACATGGAGGAAGGGATTGGATTAACACTGCCAAGGGCTAATCCTTTGGTTTGCTTTCCTGTGGCTAGGCTCCATCCTGTTCCTGTTTCATCTGCATGA
- the LOC140888515 gene encoding cytochrome P450 93A3-like: MTKIQQYTGLFLICLISTILIRAIFKNKRSSKRRLPPSPLALPIIRHLHLLAPIPHQALAKLASRYGPLFHIYLGYVPCIVVSSQEMAKEVLKTHESSFSDRPQTVASDYVTYGSQDFTFAPHGPYWKFIKKLCMSELLGGQTLDFMMPIRRSEMRHLVELLLKSAESGTPVDVGKELIRMTNNVISRMMMSQTCSGDESAAGEARKLIRETAELVGKVNVSDYIWFCKNLDLQGFGKRLKDVRDKFDEFMEKIIEEHQNARRSVKLTGTGEEVGSHVKDLLHILLDISEDKNSEIKLTKENIKAFILDIFVAGTDTTATTMEWALSELINHPNIMRKAVQEIDTIVGHDKLVEESDISNLPYIQAIVKETLRLHPAGPLIGRVSSKDCTIGNYHIPSKTRLYVNVWAIGRDASHWENALEFRPERFLNDDGSVKGQLDVRGQIYHLLPFGSGRRGCPGTSLALQVVQTTLAAMIRCFEWKVHEGGNGVVDMEEGVGLVLKRANPLVCFPAARLHSIPFGSV; the protein is encoded by the exons ATGACCAAAATCCAGCAATACACAGGTCTTTTCCTCATCTGTCTCATTTCGACAATACTGATTCGAGCTATATTCAAGAACAAACGATCTTCTAAACGCCGCCTTCCTCCAAGCCCTCTAGCCCTGCCGATCATCCGACACCTCCATCTCTTAGCTCCAATACCTCACCAAGCTCTAGCCAAACTCGCGTCACGATATGGACCTTTGTTTCACATATACCTTGGCTACGTACCGTGTATAGTTGTTTCATCACAAGAAATGGCGAAAGAAGTTCTCAAAACACACGAAAGCTCCTTCTCGGATCGACCCCAAACAGTTGCCTCAGATTACGTAACTTATGGTTCTCAAGATTTCACATTTGCTCCTCATGGACCTTATTGGAAGTTCATCAAGAAACTCTGCATGTCAGAACTTCTCGGTGGCCAGACATTAGACTTCATGATGCCGATTAGGCGTAGTGAAATGAGGCATCTTGTTGAACTTTTATTGAAGAGTGCCGAGTCTGGTACGCCTGTTGATGTTGGGAAGGAGCTTATCAGAATGACAAACAATGTGATATCTAGAATGATGATGAGTCAAACGTGTTCCGGGGACGAAAGCGCCGCAGGGGAAGCTAGGAAACTTATTCGGGAAACTGCTGAGCTTGTAGGGAAGGTAAATGTATCGGATTATATTTGGTTCTGCAAGAACTTGGACTTACAGGGATTTGGTAAGCGTTTGAAAGACGTCCGCGACAAGTTTGATGAGTTTATGGAGAAGATAATAGAAGAACATCAAAATGCAAGAAGATCAGTGAAGCTAACAGGAACAGGGGAAGAAGTGGGGAGTCATGTGAAGGATTTGCTCCACATTTTACTTGATATTTCAGAAGATAAGAACTCAGAAATCAAGCTAACAAAGGAAAATATAAAGGCTTTTATCCTG GACATATTCGTTGCTGGAACGGATACGACAGCAACCACAATGGAGTGGGCACTATCGGAGCTAATCAACCATCCAAACATAATGCGCAAAGCAGTTCAAGAAATCGACACAATTGTAGGACACGACAAGCTCGTTGAAGAATCCGATATTTCGAACCTGCCGTACATCCAAGCCATTGTTAAAGAAACACTAAGGCTCCACCCTGCGGGCCCATTGATCGGTAGAGTGTCGAGTAAAGACTGCACCATTGGAAATTACCACATCCCCTCGAAAACTAGACTATATGTCAATGTTTGGGCAATTGGCAGGGATGCTAGTCACTGGGAAAACGCACTCGAATTCAGGCCGGAGAGATTCTTGAATGATGATGGGAGCGTAAAAGGGCAGCTGGATGTGAGGGGACAAATCTACCATCTTCTGCCATTCGGGAGCGGGCGAAGGGGATGTCCCGGAACTTCACTGGCATTGCAGGTAGTTCAGACAACCTTAGCAGCCATGATCCGGTGTTTCGAGTGGAAGGTTCATGAGGGAGGAAATGGGGTTGTGGATATGGAGGAAGGGGTTGGACTTGTACTGAAAAGGGCTAATCCTTTGGTTTGTTTTCCAGCGGCTAGGCTCCACTCTATTCCTTTTGGATCTGTGTAA